DNA sequence from the Oreochromis niloticus isolate F11D_XX linkage group LG8, O_niloticus_UMD_NMBU, whole genome shotgun sequence genome:
TAAAGTgggagaacaaaagagaaaatgcGCATAATTGTCACTGCAGTTAACAATCAGCAGCAATATAAAAGAAATATCACTGtcgttttctttttattagCATATTTCCCCCGCATTAAACTCGGTGCTCTTTTCATCATAAACTACCCCGAAGGGAACACTGTGAGCAATAAAGAAAGTAAAACTCATAATAACTCAtcttttggggttgtttttgtAAGTCCCAGGCCTAATCTTGGCGCACAGTTAGCTATTCAGCCTTGCAGATGAGTGGCACTTGTTACCCATTAAAGCTAAGCCCTTTTATTGTTCGCTGTTTTATAAGTCTAGTGATGCATGAGTGTGACAGCAACAAGCCGGGACTGAGAGAATTGTGAAATAAAAGCGGCTCCAAAAGCGCCGTGGTAGGTCAGCGAAAATTTTTGTGGGTTCAGTTCATGATGGCTATTTTTATACCCGAGAACAATGGCGTgaatattcattaaaaaaaaaaaaaagcaccaaagaGCCCGCTGGATATCTaggcaacaacagcagcagcaacaaccacACGAATGGCAGAACAACTGGGAGATAATTGTCGGGAGAAGTGTTCAGGGATTAAGAATAAAGTGCAGGAGGCGGCTGAGATGACAGGGTAGATTTCATATTATTGTTTATCTTCTATTTTAAAACTCTGACGACTTAATCATTTAACTTCAGAACTCAActgaaccaaaaaaaaaaaatcatccaaaGGTCCCATTTTTGTCCCATTCGAGGGGGATCAGTTGACACGTGCACCTGTTTGTCTCGTAATTATTAATTATGTAATTATTATaatgcgtgtgcatgtgtgcttgtgtgacctATAGGTGAAAGACTTACAACTTACAACAAAAAAGTACGTAAAAACGAATAAATACAAGCATATCTCGTTGTTAGGGGCTGGTTTAATGCTCTATAATAAACTACTGCAAAACATCTGCCAACCACTGcttttgcatatattttttcttcctttggtAATTTTGTTCCTACTGCAGCCATGCTCTGATCACAAAAACCACTTCAAGGACCGCAAATGACAAAAGAGATACAGCCAGAAATTAAGTAAATAAGGAATGCATTAAGGGATAGGGGTATGAATTTGCTGTGATCCACTATAATGCTGCAAGTATTTCTTTTCAATAATATCCAACACTATCCTCTTTCACTAATACATATATTTTATTCAGTCTACCACAAGTCACActcattcaaaaatgttttatataaatTATTAGTCTATACAAGGAGTGGAAATATTGCAAGGGAGGCATTTTAACCATAACATATTGACTATTTCTAGCTTTCACTAGATCCTCCTAAATAACTCGGTTATTATTAGTTAATATAGTGGATAAGTTATAGAGAGCCTCACAAAATGATGCGTTTAAGGCCTACCTGAGTTTGTGTTAGCCCCAGCTTGGCCGCAAGGTCTGCGCGCTCCGGTAAGGCCAGATACTGTGTCTGCTGGAAGCGCTGGTGCAGAGCCTGCAGCTGCAGACTGGAGTAGATGGTCCGAGGCTTGCGAATTTTCTTCCCTTTGCCATTTAGACGAATGTCTCTGTTTTCAATCACAGCGGACTTGTCGTGGTCTTGAAGATgaaacacagagcacagagtTTGAGCAGAAGAAGACGTCTGATTTATGAGTTTTCATCATGTGCGTCAAACCAAAGCGTAAAAGTCCCATTGGACATGCTTTGAACGGGGTCTCTGAGCAAAACGTACAGTTTCAAACAACACGAAGACCAGAGGAGTAGTtcggttttacagccttaatgCATACAAATTGTAGTCCCCAGATACTGCATCTGATAGGCCCTGGACGCCAACACAAAACGCCAGGGCCTGAAACCCTCCCCGAATTATATTTGAGCATCAGATATTAATCTAATGCTCCCAAATTCTACCTTAATCTGGACGGAACATTTTAGTGAGAGCTTCACGTGGCAATGCTTACACTTCTAAGCTTTCTGGATCAGAAGGCCCTAATGCCAACAACACACGCAGCaaatgatcacacacacaaggatGAAAGGACGGTTTTATTCCGACACCCCTGGGTTAATGTGCATTAACAATAGGGGTTCCTGTGGTAGGCCCAGACCATACTCACAGAATATTATGATCAGGAAAATTAATGCGACTGCATGTCTTTCTTATATAACAAGGCAAAGAAAGAACACCCTACCGAGACTTAATCCTTTATTATTtctatattaataataataaaaaaaaatgccccaatGTGAATATGCCTCCACTAAAATTCGTTTTTTTTAGTAAATCtttgcaatgaaaaaaaaaaaataatatatatatatattttttatcaaCTCACTAAACATCTAAATGCGCCTTTTTCTCTCCCTTGCCATGTGCGAAATTAGGCTAAAGGCATATCAGTTTTATGGCCGTTAATGATATACAACAGTCCAGTGACTTTCTCACGTACCTGTGTGCTCTAATCTGCTGTGGgccacactgctgctgttgctgtgattGCTGTGTTGGTAGGGCATGTAAGCGGACGGGGGATGAGTGTTCACCGTGCCTGGGTAGGCGTAGCCCAGAGAGCGGCCATAGGACGCGGTACCAGGAAAAGGGCTTTCGTGCTGGGAATGCCCAGCAGCGTGCAAGCCGTGAACCGGATAAACGTGAGAGAGTCCGGAGGAGTGCTGCTGGTGCGTCGAGTGTCCGTGGCCGAATTCTAGAAAGGCCGACTTGGAGGGATCTGAGCCATTAAGACTGTCAGGCataaaacccacagacatcaTTAGCTAATGCGCAAGTCCACAAACCGTCGCTCTGAAGAGGGTTTCATGAGTTCTGTCGGACAGCCTGGAAGAAATCCACGCGTAAGTCCAACGCATCATCAGCGAGAAAAGAGCCCCCAGTGCTTACAAGTTGCGGGGTGTATGCTCACAACTGTCGGGGAgtcaaaaaaaatcaaataaaagcgAAAGGATCCGTCTTTACATCACGAACAGAGCTCACATGGTTCTTCAAACACCTCCTGCCTGCAGAACCTCAAACtcacactggcttccatctgcgagctctctgattggtctTCGGCAGCCGGCTGTCACTGAAGCTCCGCCATTAacttcattaacatatgatAAGCCTATACAGGATGGAGCTCTGCAGCCCAGAGGCACCTCCTTCCATAGATTAGCAAATAAATATAATTACTATTTGTTCCTTTCTCCATTAAGCAATATAAACAATAACTCCCAGGACAATAATGTCATTTTGAGAATTtgaaaaagagaggaaaaacgAGCCAAACTACAtttatttgactttatttattgaataatatgtgtttgtgtgttgccaTGTGCCCGACGCTCTTTTACAGAACGAATCTGACTCATTCGGGGGTGTAAGCAATTTAATAACCAGCAGAAAAACATCATGCTAAGTTTTGCTCATTCTTATGTGGCGTTAATGATCAAGATTAAGGTCGGAATTGTGAACGTTGCCTTTTTTTCCAAAGCTCCAGTGTTTTTCTTCTGGTCTAAATAATCGAAATTAAGGCAAACAAAGTTTCTAATAATTTTTTCCTGCATCTAATCTGCGACAAAAAGTTTGATTTCTAAATTTTAGCAGTGTACTCAACGACATTCCTGCACTGTGctgccagaaaaaaaagaatgaaaaaaaaaatacagtagtTTACTGCGAATAACCCCTGAACTAACTTTAAAATCGTCGAGAAACATTTTCCAGTATTTGGAAATTCACTTCTTTGATATTGcaacaaacacttaaaaaatcTTAATAAATGTTGTTTATATGCAAGTGCATATAAAACTGCTTACAAAgcatgctttatttatttattaaagtgtAGCacgattaatttttttttgttcatttaatgctcattatcatattatattttcattattttaactTGTAATGCTTCTACGGTCAATTTAAACGCAGGCAAATACGGGCAATAATACACAGAGATTCAGtgacacacatttttattttttttaagtatgtgTCATTTATTAGTGTTAGAAGGTTCTGGCTACTGCAGATGTGTGAATGTGACAAATATTTCCATAAATATTTCCATAGCCTGGAAACCAGAGAGAGAAATAGAAGACAAAGAGTAACAAAGTccggtatttatttattttgttctgtgaaacaaagaaaaaaaaggtcagcCCACATGTCACTCATAGTGTCACCACACGATAAGGTTTATAAAACAAGGGAAACTTGCCAAAAGAGGGCAGAATTGCAACTGTCAGCAAAACCTAGAAGGTGCACGTGGATGCAGATGGAGAGACAACTGTGGCAACAGGCCCAAAGTAGTAATAACTCTGTTTCTATATTTTCAAGCATGCCGGTTTCAGCCTGGAGCTGCAGACTCAACCCACTACTACGAGAAAGCTACTGCGGCTACCAAGGCTTTTGCTTTCAATAAAACCACGTTTTACAGCACAGTTTGATACAGATCTCAGATAAATCACATATAAGCTGCAGCGAAATTATAAACAGAGTGTTTGGTGGGTTGAGTGTGGTGCTGAGCTGCTGTCCAACCCCGTCATTTTGGTCATGTCCCTACCCTGCCTGAAACTACTGGGAATCCAGCGGCATTAAAGGGCCTGCTGGGGGCTGGACTGCTTCCCAAATCTCCCCACAggcctcagccatgcagccagCCAGAACAAAGCCACAAATTATTATCACAGTCAAATTTCAGTcacaataaaagaagaaaaaaaaaatcggcaGTGAGGCCAGTTTCATATTGTGGGCGACACTGACTTCACACATAAAGAGCTGTAAATGGAAATGGTCACTGGGAAATTAGAGGTATTACGTCCATTGGCGTTTTACTGCAACGTTATTGATGTTACTGCAGTGTGGAGATTGGAGTTGGAGGGAACTGATGTGACTTTAAGAACAGGTGTTGCTTTCACGGCTTAAAACACCATTGCGCACCGCAAAACCCCACGGCCTCAGTTTAACTTTTTGAAGACATATAGCGGCCTGTATACAGGCACAGCTCTGGTCTTAGGCACTTCCTGGATGTGTGTCAGAGCTAAGGGAACGGAGAAAGCAAGGTGAGGAGGCTCTTTAAGGCTTGTAATTATGCCTGTATTACCGGTAAAGAACAAAGGCGGGCCCTGCAGTCATAGGGCAGGGATGGATCCTCGTCGTTGCTCTATTAATACACGCACAGGGATGATGTTAGAAACAGTCACACTCCTGAATGCAGCCCAGACTTACTGGCGTCTTACTTTGCTGCACAATGCGCATGAGCGTCAAATCTGCAGAGGTGTGTTCGACATAGGTGttctttctcactctctctctctctctcactttctctctcactctctcttacacacacacacgcacgcaaacCGATCGAGTTTGTCCATCACACGTCTCTAATGCAGAGTGACAGTGTTCTTTGTGTACAcaccagaaaacacacacactcccagGCAACTGCCGCCGCTGTGATCTTCCCCACTGTAGCACGTCTTGTTCTACAAATAGCCCTGTGCTGGTGGAGCTGAGCTGAGGCCCAGATACAGAATGACAGTCCATGACCCCCGCACACCCCGAGAAGTGGATGCAAGGATTCATTATCACAGGCTCGACTCAGCACATAATAGACCCGAATAAAGACACACATGTCCAATTTAAGCGGCACAGCCTGATGGCTCTGAAGCCGAGGCGTGCTTTGACACAATTATCCAACTGGGAATGGATCAGAAACAACAtctcaggattttttttattaatctgTGAGATCCAGGAATATGTATGTCGTATCTGCGCATGCTTTCGTATTTTAGGGCTTAAGATTGAAGAAAACTTCCTGGTTTGcgggtaaaataaataaataaaaattaagaaTGTGTCCGAACGAGGCGGCTGTGTTTCATCTGTGCAGACAATAGGCCTGACATTTTTCTGACTGTTCTTTGCctcaagaaaaaagaaaataacgaAAAAAAGAAGGGAAGAGAGAAGGTTCCAGAGTGGAGCTGAGGATGAACAGCCTTAATCTCACCTCCAGGCGAAGTCATCACACAGAAACACTCATATCTGCACCGGCCGGATCCTCATTCCTTAAGTGCCGTGCCTTTGCTGGCAGCCTGTGAGGGcccacagagttcagctgtgtcACATGATCAGCATCATTCCTGTGCCGGGTACATACAGATCTAATGTGTACTGGTTCCTCTGACTAAAAATGAAACACACCTGCTCAttggattatttttttcatcacgCAATTTCCGCATGAAATTTGTTTTTGCCATTCGAACCACAGAGAAGACTGACTGCGGTTTCATATTTCCCCCCATCTCCcgttaatttaaatgttatttataatTTCACAACAGAACAGCTTACCACTCACCACTTCAAGTTCATGATACTTTTTTAATAATCtcctttttttcaaataataaaACTTACAactaagtttttttttgttttaaattcaaaTACAAATATTTCTTTCCTCCTTAAATTCAACATGTTTTTCGTTcgtaaatatataattttcaaTAAGTTTTGTTTAACAAGGTAGTTTTGTGAAAACGTTCGTGTCTGCAGTCTAGCTATTATttgcaatttaattaaattaattccATTCTGTTTTCacttaaaaattttttttttttactaaaaaaaagttttggagccaataaataaataattaaatatgccAGTGTGCTAGCAATcaataaaatggaaaaagaaaaacgctaATATGACTACTCAGCATCctcaaataattaaaatgcaGGGAGAAACgatctttttttaatgaattcttTGCGAAATATTCAGACTAAAATAGCCCAAGGTCCAAAAATATACATTAATATAGCAATTATTGTTCATATGACGCATTTTTGTGCAATTacaagtgaatttgtttttagattttaatCCGACCCATTTGAGTTATTTGTCAAAATTCGGCACCAAAATAAAGACGAAACGCGAAAAGGGGATCGAGGCTATACACAGGACATAGAGAAAATGGGTAGACAGCCTGAATAGCTCAGAGGAAAAAGACACACGTACAATTAAATCTAAAAGCTAAAGTGACTCGAAGTGAATATTGCTGCGTGGGAAATGCCGGAATGTGCCTGGTTTTCCAATCTTGACTCGAGCTTTGAATTCATCATTGGCATAATTGTTGCCAGACAgcagatgacagcagcatcgcCCACTGCCGCTCACGGTTAAACTTAAACTTAAAACTGACTGGTTAAATACAGATGTCTAGGCAActctgaacaaaaaaaaaaagaaaagaaagaaaagaaaaaagaagaagatataaataaaaatcctCCAGGAAACCGTTAGCCACAATATGCAGGATCAGCCATTCTAGTGCAGCCTGAGCTTGATGGCACACGGGGGcatctgatttaaatggcttCATTTGCATTTGGCATATGGGTAAATTATGCAttgccgatttttttttttcttccaaccTTCTTCGCTGGTTTATACGCAGTTGGAATTATTTTGACTGTGGGCGCACACCGTGACCAGTGCACGCACTTATCTCTCCATGAAAATGCCACTATGTCAGCAGGCACTAACCTGTCCGCATGGATACAGTGAGAGCCCAGCTGATGGACAGGCAGTGGGACAGGCAGTGGGAGTGTATAGAGTTACATCTCCAGGCTTGGATGGAGCTGCAGTAACACTATGTGCCTGCCTGCTCAACATCTGGAACAAAGAAGCCAGTCTGGGTCTACCCTCGGTGTTTACAGCTCTGTTGTTTTTTCACACTCCTCGCAAAATCTTGCCCAAACACACATTCCAGACTCACCAGCTCaacatggggggaaaaaaatatactATATTTTTCCACTGTAAATCTTGCCCCCAGTACCAAGGGAGGAGGGCAGAACAACAAAAGCTTGAAGCTGGCATGGATCAGTGGGGGCGACAGGAGGGTGGCAGCGACtccagagaaagagagaaaatccTGAGTGGCTGGGTGGCTGACATGGCACATGAGTTTAACTGAGGTCAGAAACGGCTGATGGGATGGCATCACAGGCCTTAACAACATTTCTGAAGACGCTAGATTCAAgcagtattttttattaatattattttttatcaacagtgattttgacagagaacaTCTTCAGGCCATAAATCTCCTtcttaaacaataaaaagattCACAGCACTCATAAAGTCACAACAAAGGCCCAGGTTTAACAAGCTGCATATGTTTAGACAAGTAAGAAATTAAAATGTGCACAGcatcacaataaaaacaacaaaacactttttctcTCAGAGCAGATGAGGTGATGGGAGGTAGAAATGATAAAAACACTGGGCGATGATTTCCCTAGGGGGAATCACAGATGCACACCCGATCAACAATGACACAGGGCTCAGGGTTGCCAGGTTTAGACACTAGGTCCTGTTAAAGACCGGTTTACCAGGTCCAAGGATTATCCATCTGAAATTACCTGCCCCTCTGGTAACTTGAACTCCTTTTGTGGTCTGCAGGGCAACTGTGTGCAAGACAAGCATCGGTTTGAAATGCCAGAGGTGACGGGGATGACAAACCGTGGAGGATGGGACGCCTGTCTGAGCAGCAGAATGGATCACACGGGCAGCGGCTCCAGGTTGAGAGACGTGGCTGTAACCTTTATCTCCCATCGACGAGGATCTTGTGAGAATTTCTGACAAGGAACATGTAAACTAAGTGTCAAAACAAGTTTCCAGTAAAGCAGAAACACCTACAGCAGATCGCCTATTATGTGTGACTATCCCTTAATAAGGGAATTAATATTTGGCCCCATAGAGATCTTTCACAGCCGTGAGGTCAAAGCCCTTTCTTTATACCTCTTCACTGGGAACAACTTGACTGGATCAAGTTTAGCTCCTGACAACAAGCCCTGGCTCTGTCAAGTGTTAAGTTCCATTGTGACCTACAACAAGACACAATGCCCCTGCAGCACCCTGCCTCTACTGGGCTGCCTATCAAATGACAACATCTCTTGGAGAAAAGCTTGGCAAAT
Encoded proteins:
- the dlx4b gene encoding homeobox protein Dlx4b encodes the protein MMSVGFMPDSLNGSDPSKSAFLEFGHGHSTHQQHSSGLSHVYPVHGLHAAGHSQHESPFPGTASYGRSLGYAYPGTVNTHPPSAYMPYQHSNHSNSSSVAHSRLEHTDHDKSAVIENRDIRLNGKGKKIRKPRTIYSSLQLQALHQRFQQTQYLALPERADLAAKLGLTQTQVKIWFQNKRSKYKKIMKHGSGSEGEHLHGTSSISPCSPALPQLWEVSMANKGAPVHPSSYMNSFSHWYPNHHPHHQDAIHRPQMMSFQKNDGIAGSLKKSGLITAGAMRH